One Campylobacter massiliensis DNA window includes the following coding sequences:
- a CDS encoding flavodoxin domain-containing protein, which produces MSVGIFYTTTKGHTKSACEYLAGKIGAQLIDVKGARAEDFAKFDVIIVAAPSYGDGELQSDWAEKLPLLKAGSKGKKAAIIAIGNQANHPQTLFSGAVDFLPYLKDAQIFGASDVDGYKFNHSAFLLNGKFIGLALDVKGDENYAKRIDKWVEQNKSNF; this is translated from the coding sequence ATGAGCGTTGGTATTTTTTACACGACGACAAAAGGGCACACAAAGAGCGCGTGCGAGTATCTAGCCGGCAAAATAGGAGCGCAGCTAATAGACGTAAAGGGCGCAAGGGCGGAGGATTTTGCTAAATTTGACGTCATCATCGTGGCGGCGCCTAGCTACGGCGACGGCGAGTTGCAGTCTGATTGGGCGGAGAAACTACCGCTTTTAAAAGCCGGTAGTAAAGGCAAAAAAGCCGCCATCATAGCCATCGGCAATCAAGCCAACCATCCGCAAACGCTTTTTAGCGGCGCGGTGGATTTTCTGCCGTATCTAAAAGATGCGCAAATTTTTGGCGCTAGCGACGTGGACGGATATAAATTTAACCACTCCGCATTTTTATTAAACGGCAAATTTATCGGTCTTGCGCTTGACGTTAAGGGTGATGAAAACTACGCAAAACGCATCGACAAATGGGTTGAGCAAAACAAGTCTAATTTTTAA
- a CDS encoding 2-oxoacid:acceptor oxidoreductase family protein, whose product MKRQLRFVGVGGQGVILAGEILAAAKIEEGGYGVKASTYTSQVRGGPTKVDIILSEREIFYPYANEGEIEFMLATAQVSFEQFKDGVKEGGIIVVEPNLVRASDEDKKRWKIYEIPIISIAKDEVGNVITQSVVALAVAVQMSGCLDTELVKRVMLSKVPKKVYAENEKAYELGLKYAKICIENGK is encoded by the coding sequence ATGAAAAGGCAGCTAAGATTCGTCGGAGTGGGTGGCCAGGGCGTGATATTAGCGGGCGAAATTTTAGCCGCGGCCAAGATCGAGGAGGGCGGATACGGCGTCAAGGCCTCGACCTACACCTCGCAGGTGCGCGGAGGGCCGACGAAGGTCGATATCATTTTGAGCGAGCGCGAGATATTTTACCCCTACGCAAACGAGGGCGAGATCGAGTTTATGCTCGCCACCGCGCAGGTTAGCTTCGAGCAGTTTAAAGACGGCGTAAAAGAGGGCGGTATCATCGTCGTGGAGCCAAATTTGGTACGCGCTAGCGACGAGGACAAAAAGCGCTGGAAAATCTACGAAATACCGATCATCTCCATCGCTAAAGACGAAGTGGGCAACGTCATAACCCAAAGCGTCGTCGCGCTCGCAGTCGCCGTGCAGATGAGCGGCTGCCTAGATACTGAGCTAGTTAAACGCGTAATGCTCTCAAAAGTACCTAAAAAAGTCTACGCCGAGAACGAAAAAGCCTACGAGCTGGGGCTCAAATACGCCAAAATTTGCATAGAAAACGGCAAATAA
- a CDS encoding 2-oxoglutarate ferredoxin oxidoreductase subunit beta, translating to MAFNYDNYLRTDKMPTLWCWGCGDGVILKALIRAIDRLGWDMNDVCVVSGIGCSGRFSSYINCNTVHTTHGRAIAYATGIKLANPDKHVIVVTGDGDGLAIGGNHTIHGCRRNINLNHVLINNFIYGLTNSQTSPTTPTGFWTVTAQYGNVDPNFDACKLATAAGATFVARSSVIEPAKLEKIFAEGFEHDGYSFFDVFSNCHINLGRKNKMGQATQMLEWIDGRTVSKAKFDAMSEDEREGKFPLGVMHKDESRMEYTKAYDMVIKAARDGEKIDFGALK from the coding sequence ATGGCATTTAACTACGACAACTACCTACGCACGGACAAAATGCCGACTCTGTGGTGCTGGGGCTGCGGCGACGGCGTGATACTAAAGGCGTTAATCCGCGCGATCGACAGGCTAGGCTGGGATATGAACGACGTGTGCGTGGTCTCGGGCATCGGCTGCTCGGGACGCTTTAGCTCCTACATCAACTGCAACACCGTCCACACGACGCACGGGCGCGCGATCGCCTATGCTACGGGTATCAAGCTCGCAAACCCGGATAAACACGTCATCGTGGTAACCGGCGACGGCGACGGACTAGCGATAGGCGGCAATCACACGATCCACGGATGCCGCAGAAATATAAATTTAAACCACGTTTTGATAAATAATTTCATCTACGGGCTAACAAACTCCCAAACCAGTCCGACCACGCCGACTGGCTTTTGGACGGTGACGGCGCAGTACGGTAACGTAGATCCGAATTTCGACGCGTGCAAGCTCGCAACCGCCGCAGGAGCGACATTTGTAGCGCGCAGCAGCGTGATAGAGCCGGCAAAGCTAGAAAAGATATTTGCCGAGGGATTCGAGCACGACGGATATAGCTTTTTTGATGTATTTTCAAACTGCCACATAAACCTGGGCCGTAAAAACAAAATGGGCCAAGCTACGCAGATGCTAGAATGGATCGACGGTCGCACGGTGAGCAAGGCTAAATTTGACGCTATGAGCGAGGATGAGCGGGAGGGTAAATTTCCGCTAGGAGTAATGCATAAAGACGAGTCGCGCATGGAGTACACGAAGGCCTACGACATGGTGATAAAAGCCGCTAGAGACGGCGAGAAAATCGACTTTGGAGCGCTAAAATGA
- a CDS encoding 2-oxoglutarate synthase subunit alpha: MSEFLNNNGGKREVIASGNELVALAAVECGCNFFGGYPITPSSEIAHELSVLLPKHGGKFIQMEDEIAGISVALGASMSGAKAMTASSGPGISLKAEQIGLGFIAEVPLVIVNVMRGGPSTGLPTRVAQGDLLQAKNPTHGDVNSIVIAPSSLEECYTQTVRAFNLAERFMTPVFLLLDETIGHMHAKAVLPQTSELEIYSRKQFGGDPADYRPYRAAADEPAVLNKFFGGYRYHVTGLHHGETGFPTEDGAVVDYNIKRLFNKINAHAHEFELCEEFMLDDAEICIIAFGSVARAAKEAVLNLREKGVKVGLFKPITLFPTPSEKLREISAKFSKILICELNLGQYAGEIIKATLREDFKTLLKANGRPISPQEIVQKIGEFDGI, from the coding sequence ATGAGCGAATTTTTAAATAATAACGGCGGCAAAAGAGAGGTCATCGCTAGCGGCAACGAGCTGGTCGCGCTTGCGGCGGTGGAGTGCGGGTGTAACTTTTTTGGCGGCTATCCGATCACGCCAAGTAGCGAGATCGCGCACGAACTAAGCGTGCTGCTACCAAAGCACGGCGGTAAATTTATCCAGATGGAGGACGAGATCGCAGGCATCTCGGTAGCGCTTGGAGCCTCGATGAGCGGGGCAAAGGCGATGACTGCAAGCTCGGGTCCCGGTATCTCGCTAAAGGCCGAGCAGATCGGGCTTGGCTTTATCGCGGAGGTGCCGCTAGTGATCGTAAACGTCATGCGCGGCGGACCTAGTACGGGGCTGCCTACTCGCGTGGCGCAGGGCGATCTCCTGCAGGCGAAAAACCCAACTCACGGCGACGTAAACAGTATCGTTATCGCGCCATCAAGCCTAGAGGAGTGCTATACGCAGACCGTTCGCGCGTTTAATCTCGCCGAGCGGTTCATGACGCCCGTGTTTTTGCTGCTAGACGAAACGATCGGACACATGCACGCAAAGGCCGTATTGCCGCAGACTAGCGAGCTAGAGATCTACTCGCGTAAGCAGTTTGGCGGCGATCCCGCGGACTACCGTCCGTACAGGGCCGCAGCAGACGAGCCTGCCGTGCTAAATAAATTTTTCGGCGGTTACCGCTATCACGTCACTGGCCTTCATCACGGTGAGACGGGATTTCCGACCGAGGACGGCGCGGTCGTGGACTACAACATCAAGCGTCTTTTTAACAAAATAAATGCGCACGCGCATGAGTTTGAGCTTTGCGAGGAGTTTATGCTGGATGACGCGGAGATTTGCATTATCGCGTTTGGCTCCGTGGCTCGCGCGGCAAAAGAAGCGGTGCTAAATTTACGCGAAAAAGGCGTGAAAGTAGGACTTTTTAAGCCTATCACGCTATTTCCGACGCCAAGCGAAAAATTACGCGAAATATCGGCTAAATTTAGCAAAATTTTAATCTGCGAGTTAAATTTGGGCCAGTACGCGGGCGAGATAATAAAAGCTACACTAAGAGAGGATTTTAAAACGCTGCTAAAAGCCAACGGTCGTCCGATCAGCCCGCAAGAAATCGTGCAAAAAATAGGAGAATTTGATGGCATTTAA